The genome window TAAAAACAGCACCTTTTCCAGCCCTTCCTTTTGCACCAATTAAAATATAGCTAGCATCATCTCCTAAGTTTTCTTTTGTTACACTCTCATTTTGCGTCTTATTTTGCTCTGATGTATATGTTGATTGGCAAGCAATACATAATTTCATCACCCCTATTGCCAATAAAAATCTATATAAATTGCTTGGTATATTTAGATTAGATAAACTTTGAAGCATATAACTCCTTCCAACAAATGAAATTCCGTATGATTCATTATACCTAAAATAAAATGTCATTTTTTTTACTATACGTATAATCAATTTCCACAAGGATTTAATTAACTGTTGAAATATTTCGATGATAGCTTGGCTAATGGTTTTTAAACTACTAGGTTAGGCTTTCTAAAAAGTATGAAAAGAACGTATTTACTTAAACTTATTCTGATACTTACGCTTTCTGGTTGTTCTTCTAGTAACAAAACTAATGAACGTAACGAAGATGAGTTTTCTGAACATTATAAAACAAATAAAGAAATTATTTATGCAAAGCCTAAAGAAGCAAAAGATGTGATAAAATACGATATCAACGACGACTATATTACTGATGAACAATACCCAAATAGAATTCAGAATGAAAAAATTTGTACTATGGTGTTCCATTATACTGCACAACCCTATAAAAAATCTCTTCGAGCCCTGACAACTGGCGGAAACAGTTCACATTGGCTTGTCCCATCCAGTGGTAAGACTGTCTTTAAAATTGTTAGCGAAGATAGAAGGGCACAACACGCAGGAACGAGTCTTTGGAAAAACAGAAAAAATGTTAATGTTATCTCAATTGGAATTGAAATTGTGAACTTAGGTTTTAAATGCAAGAATAACAAAAAATTTTGTGATCAAGATTCTATTGAATGGATAGATTTTCCAGATGAGCAACAGAAACTCATTATTTCATTAGCAAAAGATATTCAAGAAAGATATAATATTGATCCGCTGTGCATTGTAGGACACTCTGATATTGCTGTAGATAGAAAACTCGATCCTGGACCTCTTTTTCCTTGGAAAAGAATGGCCGATAATGGAATTGGAGCTTGGGCTAACGAGTCTGAAATTCAAACACAAATTGAAAAAATAAAACAATCATTAGGAGCAAATATTTCTCCTTTTTTAATTCAAATACGTCTTTATGAATTTGGCTATGATATTAGAAATGAAAAATCTTCAAATAAAAAAATACAAACAGATCTTTTAAATTTTGAATACAATATACATAAAACACCAATTGCAGATATCAAAGCCTTAAATCTTGCAAATGAATTTGGTACAAAAAATATTAAAAATAAAATATTTGATAATAAAAAAACAAACTTTGCCTTACATGCATTTTTAATGCATTACTTACCTGATGATTATTTAGCCCATAGAACTATAGAAGAAGCACAAGTAGCAAAAAAACAAGAAAGAGCAAAGTTAAGAGAAAAATCTAATGGAAAGAACAAGAAAAATAAAAAAACCCAAGTTAAAATAAACCGTTCAAAACATGATCCTAAAAAAACACCCGATAAACAAAGCGACTTTGATGGGGATACCATTGAATTAATTAAAGGATTTGATAATTTGAGAGTTCTTGCAACCCTTCAAGCTTTACTTGTTAAGTACCCAAATAAAGTTAGAACTGGCTGCAATTTTTAATTTCTATTTCTTTTATTCAATACTAAAAATCATATCAGAATATTTAGGATAAGGCCAAAGTTCATTTGGCACCATTCCTTCAATATTATCAACAGCGTTACGGAGATCATCCAATTTTGGAATTAAATTATTTGCAATTTCTT of Pigmentibacter sp. JX0631 contains these proteins:
- a CDS encoding N-acetylmuramoyl-L-alanine amidase, producing the protein MKRTYLLKLILILTLSGCSSSNKTNERNEDEFSEHYKTNKEIIYAKPKEAKDVIKYDINDDYITDEQYPNRIQNEKICTMVFHYTAQPYKKSLRALTTGGNSSHWLVPSSGKTVFKIVSEDRRAQHAGTSLWKNRKNVNVISIGIEIVNLGFKCKNNKKFCDQDSIEWIDFPDEQQKLIISLAKDIQERYNIDPLCIVGHSDIAVDRKLDPGPLFPWKRMADNGIGAWANESEIQTQIEKIKQSLGANISPFLIQIRLYEFGYDIRNEKSSNKKIQTDLLNFEYNIHKTPIADIKALNLANEFGTKNIKNKIFDNKKTNFALHAFLMHYLPDDYLAHRTIEEAQVAKKQERAKLREKSNGKNKKNKKTQVKINRSKHDPKKTPDKQSDFDGDTIELIKGFDNLRVLATLQALLVKYPNKVRTGCNF